From a region of the Citricoccus muralis genome:
- the purL gene encoding phosphoribosylformylglycinamidine synthase subunit PurL has protein sequence MTTGTQNTPPADARQFNIDTVEHAATTPDTELPWAELGLKQNEFDEVVKILGRRPTAAELAMYSVMWSEHCSYKSTKVHLRQFGDKLTEDMKKDLMVGIGENAGVTNLGDGWAVTFKIESHNSPSFVEPYQGAATGIGGIVRDIISMGARPVAVMDPLRFGAIDHEDSQRVVHGVVAGIGGYGNSLGLPNIGGETVFDPIYQGNPLVNALAVGVLRHEDLRLANASGVGNKIVLFGARTGGDGIGGASVLASESFDDTKPSKRPAVQVGDPFAEKVLIECCLELFKSSLVEGIQDLGAAGISCATSELASNGEGGMQVELTDVLLRDPTLTPGEILMSESQERMMAVVNPANVEAFEAVMGKWGVEYSWLGEVTDTNRLIITWDGETIVDVDPKTVAHDGPVYERPYHRPAGQDALEADRFRDSAAGADLPASGDALRATVLELMASPNMCDKSWITSQYDRYVGGNTALAAPDDAGVIRVDEETGLGVAVATDANGRYAFLDPYAGAQLALAESYRNVATSGAIPMAVSDCLNYGSPEDPEVMWQLAEGIRGLSDACLELGIPVTGGNVSLYNQTGANPIHPTPVVATLGKFDDVGRRTPSGFHAEADGQAVYLMGVTRDELDGSEFANLRGHLGGVPPQVDLVAEKLLGDLLINASRDGMIDAAHDLSEGGLAAALSEMVLRFGVGARVSLDEVQHRDGVDAFTALFSESQARALVAVPRTEEVRFKDMTTARRFPVARIGVVDVASGSLEVQDQFTLPIEELRAAWAGTMPKYFG, from the coding sequence GTGACCACTGGTACCCAGAACACCCCGCCGGCAGACGCACGGCAGTTCAACATCGACACGGTGGAACACGCCGCCACCACCCCGGACACCGAGCTGCCCTGGGCTGAGTTGGGCCTGAAGCAGAACGAGTTCGACGAGGTCGTGAAGATCCTCGGCCGCCGGCCCACCGCCGCCGAGCTGGCCATGTACTCCGTCATGTGGTCCGAGCACTGCTCCTACAAGTCCACCAAGGTGCACCTGCGCCAGTTCGGGGACAAGCTCACCGAGGACATGAAGAAGGACCTGATGGTCGGCATCGGCGAGAACGCCGGCGTGACCAACCTGGGTGACGGCTGGGCGGTGACCTTCAAGATCGAGTCCCACAACTCCCCCTCCTTCGTGGAGCCCTACCAGGGTGCGGCCACCGGCATCGGCGGCATCGTCCGGGACATCATCTCCATGGGCGCCCGCCCGGTGGCCGTCATGGATCCGCTGCGCTTCGGGGCCATCGACCACGAGGACTCCCAGCGCGTGGTGCACGGCGTGGTCGCCGGAATCGGCGGCTACGGCAACTCCCTGGGCCTGCCGAACATCGGCGGCGAGACCGTGTTCGATCCGATCTACCAGGGCAACCCGCTCGTCAACGCCCTCGCGGTGGGCGTGCTCCGCCACGAGGACCTGCGTCTGGCCAACGCCTCCGGCGTGGGCAACAAGATCGTGCTGTTCGGCGCCCGCACCGGGGGTGACGGGATCGGCGGCGCCTCCGTGCTGGCCTCCGAATCCTTCGACGACACCAAGCCCTCCAAGCGCCCCGCCGTCCAGGTGGGCGACCCGTTCGCCGAGAAGGTGCTCATCGAGTGCTGCCTCGAGCTGTTCAAGTCCTCCCTGGTGGAGGGCATCCAGGACCTCGGCGCCGCCGGGATCTCCTGCGCCACCTCCGAGCTGGCCTCCAACGGCGAGGGCGGCATGCAGGTCGAGCTGACCGATGTGCTGCTGCGGGACCCCACCCTGACCCCGGGTGAGATCCTCATGTCCGAGTCCCAGGAACGCATGATGGCCGTGGTGAACCCGGCCAACGTGGAGGCCTTCGAGGCCGTCATGGGCAAGTGGGGAGTCGAGTACTCCTGGCTCGGCGAGGTCACGGACACCAACCGCCTCATCATCACGTGGGACGGCGAGACCATCGTGGACGTGGACCCGAAGACCGTGGCCCATGACGGCCCGGTCTACGAGCGCCCGTACCACCGCCCCGCCGGGCAGGACGCCCTGGAGGCCGACCGCTTCCGCGACTCGGCAGCGGGAGCCGACCTGCCGGCGTCGGGCGATGCGCTCCGCGCCACGGTCCTGGAACTGATGGCCAGCCCGAACATGTGTGACAAGTCCTGGATCACCAGCCAGTACGACCGCTACGTGGGCGGCAACACCGCCCTGGCGGCCCCGGATGACGCCGGCGTGATCCGCGTGGACGAGGAGACCGGCCTCGGGGTGGCCGTGGCCACCGACGCCAACGGACGCTACGCCTTCCTGGACCCCTACGCCGGCGCGCAGCTCGCCCTGGCGGAGTCCTACCGCAACGTCGCCACCTCCGGCGCCATCCCGATGGCCGTCTCCGACTGCCTGAACTACGGCTCCCCCGAGGACCCGGAGGTCATGTGGCAGCTCGCGGAGGGCATCCGGGGACTCTCGGACGCCTGCCTCGAGCTCGGCATCCCCGTGACCGGTGGCAATGTCTCCCTGTACAACCAGACCGGCGCCAACCCGATCCATCCGACCCCCGTGGTGGCCACGCTCGGCAAGTTCGACGACGTGGGCCGGCGCACCCCCTCCGGCTTCCACGCGGAGGCGGACGGCCAGGCCGTGTACCTCATGGGCGTGACCCGGGACGAGCTGGACGGCTCCGAGTTCGCGAACCTGCGCGGGCACCTGGGCGGTGTGCCGCCGCAGGTGGACCTGGTCGCGGAGAAGCTGCTCGGCGACCTGCTCATCAACGCCTCCCGTGACGGCATGATCGACGCCGCCCACGACCTCTCCGAGGGTGGGCTCGCCGCCGCGCTGTCCGAGATGGTGCTGCGCTTCGGCGTGGGCGCGCGGGTCTCACTGGACGAAGTCCAGCACCGCGACGGCGTGGACGCCTTCACCGCGCTGTTCTCCGAGTCGCAGGCCCGCGCCCTCGTGGCCGTGCCGCGCACCGAGGAGGTCCGGTTCAAGGACATGACCACGGCCCGCCGCTTCCCGGTGGCCCGCATCGGCGTGGTGGACGTGGCCTCCGGCTCCCTTGAGGTGCAGGACCAGTTCACCCTGCCGATCGAGGAGCTGCGCGCCGCCTGGGCCGGCACCATGCCGAAGTACTTCGGCTGA
- the purQ gene encoding phosphoribosylformylglycinamidine synthase subunit PurQ — protein MTAQNTELPLIGDYSTAGPVLTGARIGVVTFPGTLDDRDAARAVRLAGGEAVPLWHAEPEGAAALSSLDAVIIPGGFSYGDYLRAGAIARFAPLMDAIIAAAGGRAGNDAGSGTPGGSAAGLPVLGICNGFQILTESHLLPGSMIKNENLKFLCQDQVLRVENNATAWTREFTAGEEITVPLKNQDGQYVADEKTLDRLEGEGLVTFRYVGGNPNGSRRDIAGITNAAGNVVGLMPHPEHAVEPGFGPDSAAGMRLGTDGLGIFTSVVASIAGGAQ, from the coding sequence ATGACCGCGCAGAATACCGAACTGCCGCTCATCGGTGACTACTCCACCGCCGGGCCCGTCCTGACCGGCGCGCGCATCGGCGTGGTGACCTTCCCCGGCACCCTGGATGACCGGGATGCCGCCCGCGCCGTGCGCCTGGCCGGCGGCGAGGCCGTGCCCCTGTGGCACGCCGAACCCGAGGGTGCAGCGGCCCTGTCCTCCCTGGACGCCGTGATCATCCCCGGCGGCTTCTCCTACGGCGACTACCTGCGCGCCGGGGCCATCGCCCGCTTCGCCCCGCTGATGGACGCCATCATCGCCGCGGCCGGAGGCAGGGCCGGGAACGACGCCGGCTCGGGCACCCCGGGAGGTTCGGCCGCCGGCCTGCCGGTCCTCGGCATCTGCAACGGCTTCCAGATCCTCACCGAGTCGCACCTGCTGCCCGGCTCGATGATCAAGAACGAGAACCTCAAGTTCCTCTGCCAGGACCAGGTGCTGCGCGTGGAGAACAACGCGACCGCCTGGACCCGGGAGTTCACCGCCGGTGAGGAGATCACCGTGCCGCTGAAGAACCAGGACGGCCAGTACGTGGCCGACGAGAAGACCCTGGACCGCCTCGAGGGCGAAGGCCTGGTGACCTTCCGCTACGTCGGCGGCAACCCCAACGGCTCCCGCCGGGACATCGCCGGCATCACCAATGCCGCCGGCAACGTGGTGGGCCTCATGCCGCACCCGGAGCATGCCGTGGAGCCCGGCTTCGGCCCGGACTCCGCCGCAGGCATGCGCCTGGGCACGGACGGGCTCGGCATCTTCACGTCCGTGGTGGCATCGATCGCAGGAGGCGCCCAGTGA
- a CDS encoding putative quinol monooxygenase, translating into MIFIVVKYQVKPEYTDTFLDSVAEFTSATRAEEGNLWFEWSRSVEDPNEFVLVEAFKDGAGEAHVTSDHFAAGLESMRPLLAATPQIVSRQIEGEGWDEMGELQVG; encoded by the coding sequence ATGATCTTCATCGTGGTCAAGTACCAAGTCAAGCCCGAATACACCGACACCTTCCTGGACTCGGTCGCCGAGTTCACGTCCGCTACCCGCGCCGAGGAGGGCAACCTCTGGTTCGAGTGGTCCCGCAGCGTGGAGGACCCGAACGAGTTCGTCCTGGTCGAGGCCTTCAAGGATGGTGCTGGAGAAGCCCACGTCACCTCCGACCATTTCGCCGCTGGGCTGGAGTCCATGCGTCCGCTCTTGGCCGCCACCCCCCAGATCGTCAGCCGTCAGATCGAGGGCGAGGGCTGGGACGAGATGGGCGAGCTGCAGGTCGGCTGA
- a CDS encoding nucleoside deaminase, with product MEAHLSRAIDLAASNAATNGGPFGALVVSADGQVFQGTNRVTVTNDPTAHAEVEAIRSAGLGLGTFDLSGAVLYASCEPCPMCLGAALWSRITRVVFAADRHDAAAAGFDDAAFYEYFEAPGRRDAMPVVHHPTDRAAAPFEAWRANESRTAY from the coding sequence ATCGAGGCGCACCTGTCCCGGGCCATCGATCTGGCCGCGTCCAATGCCGCCACGAACGGCGGTCCCTTCGGCGCGCTCGTCGTGTCCGCAGACGGCCAGGTCTTCCAGGGGACCAACCGGGTCACCGTCACCAACGACCCGACGGCCCATGCCGAGGTGGAGGCCATCCGGTCTGCCGGGCTCGGACTGGGGACCTTCGACCTGAGTGGGGCCGTGCTCTATGCGAGCTGCGAGCCGTGCCCCATGTGCCTGGGCGCCGCCCTGTGGTCCCGCATCACCCGGGTGGTGTTCGCGGCGGACCGCCATGACGCTGCTGCTGCCGGCTTTGACGACGCCGCGTTCTACGAGTACTTCGAGGCACCGGGACGCCGGGACGCCATGCCCGTGGTCCACCACCCCACGGACCGTGCCGCCGCGCCCTTCGAGGCGTGGCGGGCCAACGAGTCCCGCACCGCCTACTGA
- a CDS encoding YchJ family protein, protein MNTSENPPVDHAAGRASAERRCPCGGGDVYGSCCGRLHGRFAAEGTLAAPTAEALMRSRYAAFALAATGELAEAEAYLLATWAPETRPAQLALDGPEDESGDDVHWLRLDVESTSGGGPFDDAGTVTFTAHFRTPAGRHTQHETSRFVRRQGTWLYRDGDISAAPR, encoded by the coding sequence ATGAACACGTCCGAGAACCCGCCCGTGGATCACGCCGCCGGCCGAGCCTCCGCAGAGCGCAGGTGCCCCTGCGGTGGTGGTGATGTCTACGGCTCCTGTTGCGGTCGCCTGCACGGGAGGTTCGCCGCGGAGGGCACCCTGGCCGCCCCCACCGCCGAGGCCCTGATGCGCTCGCGGTACGCGGCGTTCGCGCTCGCTGCCACGGGGGAGTTGGCGGAGGCCGAGGCCTATCTGTTGGCGACGTGGGCACCTGAGACCCGGCCGGCGCAACTGGCCCTGGACGGGCCGGAAGACGAGTCCGGCGATGACGTCCACTGGCTGCGCCTGGACGTCGAGTCCACGTCCGGCGGCGGCCCCTTCGACGACGCCGGCACGGTCACCTTCACCGCCCACTTCCGGACCCCGGCCGGCCGGCACACCCAGCACGAGACCTCGCGCTTCGTGCGCCGCCAGGGCACCTGGTTGTACCGCGACGGGGACATCTCCGCAGCCCCACGTTGA
- a CDS encoding response regulator yields the protein MTENSTDLTVLVVDDDFRVASMHAAYVDAVPGFTALPPVNDARVVARTVTDSRPDLVLLDLYLPHVSGLDLLSVLDVDAFVLSASGEGESVRTALRRGALTYLVKPFAEKALADRLRAYARYRRLLAGGTHDQVAIDRARRVLLVESEQAPASAAATTEQSVLEAVTAATADLTVMEVAEAVGISRATAQRYLSHLAQTGQVNLGLRYGARGRPEHRYGPLGL from the coding sequence ATGACGGAGAACTCCACTGACCTGACGGTCCTCGTGGTGGACGACGACTTCCGGGTGGCGTCCATGCACGCCGCCTACGTGGACGCGGTGCCCGGTTTCACGGCGCTGCCGCCCGTGAATGACGCCCGCGTGGTGGCCCGCACCGTCACTGATTCCCGGCCGGACCTGGTACTGCTGGACCTCTACCTGCCCCACGTCTCCGGACTGGACCTGCTGAGCGTTCTGGACGTGGACGCCTTCGTGCTCAGCGCCTCCGGGGAGGGCGAGTCGGTGCGGACGGCCCTGCGGCGCGGGGCCCTGACCTACCTGGTGAAGCCCTTCGCCGAGAAGGCGCTCGCGGACCGTCTGCGGGCCTATGCGCGGTACCGCCGGTTGCTGGCGGGCGGCACCCATGACCAGGTGGCGATCGACCGCGCCCGCCGGGTGCTGCTGGTGGAGTCCGAGCAGGCTCCGGCCTCAGCGGCGGCGACCACCGAGCAGTCCGTGCTGGAGGCCGTCACCGCGGCCACGGCGGATCTCACCGTGATGGAAGTGGCGGAGGCCGTGGGGATCTCCCGGGCCACCGCCCAGCGGTACCTCTCCCATCTGGCCCAGACGGGGCAGGTCAACCTCGGGCTGCGCTACGGGGCCCGTGGGCGGCCGGAACACCGCTACGGCCCCCTGGGGCTGTGA
- a CDS encoding CitMHS family transporter, which yields MLVLLGFAMVATFMALIMTKRMTPLLALILVPTIFGLFTGAGLGLGDMILEAVGQMAPTAALLMFAIAYFGIMIDVGLFDKLVNWIVRVVGHDPAKVVMGTALLTAVISLDGDGSTTFIVVTAALLPVYHRLGLSPVVLTCVAGLTNGTLNIVPWGGPTVRAAAALNVDAADIFVPMIPSMIVGLAVVFTFAWFLGLAERRRLRREDPARWGRPEQRFDAGSVTFGSQGTTDSGTDDGADDAAGEGLGGSGRGTGGSQPSGGPVPSGTPGTSGAPAGVGLLERAETTQSAGGPDMSDTALDPNRDTLRPKLFVFNLVLTVVIMGLLIADIVPLSYLFMIGTAIALLVNFPNVKKQAEVLGNHSSSIVAVVSMVFAAAVLTGVLTGTGMVDAMSTWLVDVIPDSMGPILAVLTGIISIPATFFMSNDAFYFGILPVLAETGAHYGIPAVDMARASITGQPVHMQSPLVPAILLLVSMAKVDLGDHHKKVLWRACIVALVMLASGVLFGVIGIYN from the coding sequence ATGCTCGTCCTGCTGGGCTTCGCGATGGTGGCCACCTTCATGGCCCTCATCATGACGAAGCGGATGACGCCCTTGTTGGCACTGATCCTCGTCCCCACGATCTTCGGCCTGTTCACCGGTGCCGGGCTCGGCCTGGGGGACATGATCCTCGAGGCCGTCGGCCAGATGGCCCCCACCGCCGCGCTGCTGATGTTCGCCATCGCCTATTTCGGCATCATGATCGACGTCGGCCTCTTCGACAAGCTGGTCAACTGGATCGTCCGGGTGGTCGGCCATGATCCGGCCAAGGTGGTCATGGGTACCGCCCTGCTGACCGCCGTCATCTCACTCGACGGAGACGGGTCCACCACCTTCATCGTGGTCACCGCGGCCCTGCTGCCGGTCTACCACCGCCTGGGCCTGAGCCCCGTGGTGCTGACCTGTGTGGCCGGCCTGACCAACGGCACCCTGAACATCGTCCCGTGGGGCGGCCCGACCGTGCGTGCCGCCGCCGCTCTGAACGTGGACGCCGCGGACATCTTCGTCCCGATGATCCCCTCGATGATCGTGGGCCTCGCCGTGGTCTTCACGTTCGCCTGGTTCCTGGGCCTGGCCGAGCGCCGCCGCCTGCGCCGTGAGGACCCCGCCCGTTGGGGCCGTCCGGAGCAGAGGTTCGACGCCGGCTCCGTTACCTTCGGCAGCCAGGGCACCACCGACAGTGGTACCGATGACGGAGCCGATGACGCCGCCGGTGAGGGTCTAGGCGGTTCCGGCCGCGGAACGGGCGGCTCGCAGCCCTCGGGCGGTCCGGTGCCCAGCGGGACGCCGGGCACCTCCGGGGCGCCGGCCGGCGTCGGGCTCCTGGAACGCGCCGAGACCACCCAGTCCGCTGGAGGACCGGACATGTCCGATACCGCCCTGGACCCGAACCGGGACACCCTGCGGCCGAAGCTGTTCGTGTTCAACCTCGTGCTGACCGTGGTCATCATGGGGCTGCTGATCGCCGACATCGTGCCCCTGTCCTACCTGTTCATGATCGGCACCGCGATCGCGCTGCTGGTGAACTTCCCGAACGTCAAGAAGCAGGCCGAGGTGCTGGGCAACCACTCCTCCTCGATCGTCGCCGTGGTGTCCATGGTGTTCGCCGCCGCCGTGCTGACCGGCGTGCTCACCGGAACCGGCATGGTGGACGCGATGTCCACCTGGCTCGTGGACGTCATCCCGGACTCGATGGGCCCGATCCTCGCGGTGCTGACCGGGATCATCTCCATCCCGGCCACGTTCTTCATGAGCAACGACGCCTTCTACTTCGGCATCCTGCCCGTGCTGGCCGAGACAGGCGCGCACTACGGGATCCCGGCCGTGGATATGGCGCGGGCCTCCATCACCGGCCAGCCGGTGCACATGCAGTCCCCGTTGGTCCCCGCCATCCTGTTGCTGGTCTCCATGGCCAAGGTGGACCTGGGCGACCACCACAAGAAGGTGCTCTGGCGCGCCTGCATCGTCGCGCTGGTCATGCTGGCCTCGGGTGTGCTCTTCGGGGTCATCGGCATCTACAACTGA
- the purS gene encoding phosphoribosylformylglycinamidine synthase subunit PurS — MPTIVVDVMPKPEILDPQGKAIAGALPRLGFTGFASVRQGRRFELTVEGEVTEDVLAQARKAAEELLSNPVIEDVVNVAVLTESAQNESPSAR, encoded by the coding sequence ATGCCCACGATCGTCGTCGACGTCATGCCCAAGCCCGAGATCCTTGACCCGCAGGGCAAGGCCATCGCCGGGGCCCTGCCCCGCCTCGGTTTCACCGGATTCGCGTCGGTCCGCCAAGGCCGCCGCTTCGAACTGACCGTGGAGGGCGAGGTCACCGAAGACGTCCTCGCCCAGGCCCGGAAGGCCGCCGAAGAGCTGCTCTCCAACCCGGTCATCGAGGACGTGGTCAACGTCGCCGTGCTGACCGAGTCGGCCCAGAATGAGAGCCCGAGCGCCCGATGA
- a CDS encoding sensor histidine kinase, whose translation MDEQRPIRGTFSGRMTALVLAAVAGTLVICLLAIVWLTAQRIHDQAEQQALGIARSVASIPDVRELVAVQAELETLDPVQLAEGHLQATLEEVRERTGALFVIATEDRGLRLVHPNLDLIGQRVSTDPVALRGVEDTSTERGTLGESVRAKVPVWSADGERVVGEISVGVGVAAVSADMRQAAVSVAVVGVVGLGLALLSAVYLKRRLRRLTLGLEPDEIAASARDQAAVLYGVQDGVIGVSPEGIITVRNKAARMLLDLPHRADPDDVVGRRYDESGLPGALTEAVAEALQSGASANGLRLAVGESSMIASVVPVHRDGVDLGGVVMLKDTTAVEALGSRLDAVETMASALRAQRHEFANRLHALSGLLAAGQLEAAQEFLQQVIESGPVKDPVPGIDTVQDTFLRAFVGAKGVQAHELGMELRVGPETSFWQTVVDPQDATAVLGNLVDNAVRAALEGHGLEGHGPEGHDAVPVGLDGPAGAAGTTGTTDRGSAVPWVEVDVLGEGDTLHLAVADSGDGVPTGLDVFAPGATTREGGEHEAHGHGVGLSLARRLARQRGGDVWLADPGGLGEAGTGPSGAVFCARIPGVLSTSMEGER comes from the coding sequence ATGGATGAGCAGCGGCCCATTCGGGGGACCTTCTCCGGGCGCATGACAGCCCTGGTACTCGCCGCCGTGGCCGGCACGCTGGTGATCTGCCTGCTGGCCATCGTGTGGCTGACGGCCCAGCGGATCCACGACCAAGCCGAACAGCAGGCTCTCGGCATCGCCCGGTCCGTCGCCTCCATCCCGGACGTCCGTGAGCTGGTCGCCGTTCAGGCGGAACTCGAGACCCTGGACCCGGTGCAGCTCGCCGAAGGCCACCTGCAGGCCACCCTCGAAGAGGTGCGCGAGAGGACCGGGGCCCTGTTCGTCATCGCCACCGAGGACCGCGGGCTGCGGCTGGTCCACCCCAACCTGGACCTCATCGGTCAGCGGGTCAGCACCGATCCGGTGGCCCTGCGCGGGGTGGAGGACACCTCAACCGAACGCGGCACTCTGGGCGAATCGGTGCGGGCCAAGGTGCCCGTCTGGTCCGCCGACGGAGAGCGCGTGGTGGGGGAAATCAGTGTGGGCGTCGGAGTGGCGGCCGTCTCCGCGGACATGCGCCAGGCCGCGGTGTCCGTGGCCGTCGTCGGGGTGGTGGGTCTCGGCCTCGCCCTGCTGTCCGCCGTGTACCTCAAGCGCCGGCTCCGGCGCCTGACCCTGGGGCTGGAACCGGACGAGATCGCCGCCTCCGCCCGGGACCAGGCGGCCGTGCTCTACGGCGTGCAGGACGGGGTGATCGGCGTCAGTCCGGAGGGGATCATCACGGTCCGCAACAAGGCGGCCCGCATGCTGTTGGACCTGCCGCACCGGGCCGATCCGGACGACGTGGTGGGCCGCCGTTATGACGAGTCCGGCCTGCCCGGCGCGCTGACGGAGGCAGTAGCCGAAGCCCTGCAGTCCGGGGCATCGGCCAACGGACTGCGGCTGGCCGTGGGCGAATCCTCGATGATCGCCTCCGTGGTCCCCGTCCACCGGGACGGCGTGGACCTGGGCGGAGTGGTCATGCTGAAGGACACCACGGCGGTGGAGGCCCTCGGCAGCCGGTTGGATGCTGTGGAAACCATGGCCTCGGCTCTGCGCGCCCAGCGGCACGAGTTCGCCAACCGGCTCCACGCCCTCTCCGGCCTGCTGGCGGCCGGCCAGCTGGAGGCGGCCCAGGAGTTCCTGCAGCAGGTCATCGAGTCCGGCCCCGTGAAGGACCCGGTTCCCGGGATCGACACCGTGCAGGACACGTTCCTTCGGGCCTTCGTGGGCGCCAAGGGCGTGCAGGCCCACGAGCTCGGCATGGAACTGCGGGTGGGGCCGGAGACGTCCTTCTGGCAGACCGTGGTGGACCCCCAGGATGCGACGGCGGTGCTCGGCAACCTGGTGGACAACGCCGTGCGCGCGGCGCTGGAAGGGCACGGTCTGGAGGGGCACGGTCCGGAAGGCCACGACGCCGTCCCGGTCGGCCTGGATGGCCCCGCCGGCGCTGCCGGCACTACGGGCACTACCGACCGAGGCTCCGCCGTCCCGTGGGTCGAGGTCGACGTGCTGGGGGAGGGGGACACCCTGCACCTGGCCGTCGCCGATTCCGGCGACGGCGTGCCGACGGGCCTGGACGTCTTCGCCCCGGGCGCCACCACCCGGGAGGGTGGGGAGCACGAGGCGCACGGCCACGGCGTCGGGCTGTCCCTGGCCCGGAGGCTGGCGCGCCAGCGGGGCGGGGACGTGTGGCTGGCCGATCCTGGGGGCCTGGGCGAGGCGGGAACGGGGCCCTCGGGAGCGGTGTTCTGCGCACGCATCCCCGGGGTTCTGAGCACATCGATGGAAGGCGAGAGATGA